Proteins encoded by one window of uncultured Bacteroides sp.:
- a CDS encoding N-acetylmuramoyl-L-alanine amidase → MREINLIVIHCSATRADRDVTAQDINSAHKVMGFSSWGYHYYIRKSGRVEPMRPLDEVGAHARGYNAKSIGICYEGGLDANSKPADTRTLSQQIALHTLVSKLLKQFPGSKVVGHRDLSPDKNYNGIVDPWERVKECPVFDVLKERWE, encoded by the coding sequence ATGAGAGAAATTAATTTGATAGTGATTCATTGTTCGGCAACACGAGCAGACAGAGACGTAACGGCACAAGACATCAATTCGGCACACAAGGTAATGGGCTTCAGTTCGTGGGGCTATCATTACTACATTCGCAAAAGCGGACGGGTGGAACCCATGCGTCCACTCGACGAGGTAGGTGCCCATGCCCGCGGATACAATGCCAAATCCATCGGTATCTGCTACGAAGGCGGCTTAGATGCCAACTCCAAACCGGCAGATACCCGTACCCTGTCGCAGCAAATAGCGCTTCACACCCTGGTAAGCAAGTTATTGAAACAGTTTCCAGGCAGCAAGGTTGTGGGGCACAGGGATTTAAGTCCGGACAAGAATTATAACGGAATTGTTGACCCCTGGGAGCGTGTAAAAGAATGTCCGGTTTTTGATGTTTTGAAAGAGCGCTGGGAATAA
- a CDS encoding DUF4248 domain-containing protein: protein MKREQFLVNLRYEQRVKKDKMEEEFRIRTYTKAELAHLYNPCMTIPSALRTLSKWITGNRALATQLSTLEYNHRSRIYTPKQVKVIVEHLGEP from the coding sequence TTGAAAAGAGAGCAATTTTTAGTAAATTTACGGTATGAACAACGAGTAAAAAAAGATAAAATGGAAGAAGAATTCAGAATACGTACTTACACAAAGGCCGAGTTGGCACACCTTTACAATCCCTGCATGACCATTCCCAGTGCATTGCGCACACTTTCCAAGTGGATTACGGGCAACAGAGCCCTTGCCACTCAGCTATCTACGCTGGAGTATAATCATCGCAGCCGCATATATACCCCGAAGCAGGTGAAGGTTATTGTAGAACATTTGGGCGAACCGTAA
- a CDS encoding HU family DNA-binding protein, with translation MSVKYSVVMRKNPAKMSLPGKYYAHAQAYGEVDFDSLCEDVNGRCTVTKADVSAVLESVLESMKQGLSKGQIIRLGNFGSFQVGLSSNGAEKEEEYNSSMIRGAKIAFRPGKLLTNMQKTLIYSQVAKLPVKTKASTAPVTGA, from the coding sequence ATGAGTGTAAAGTATTCAGTTGTAATGAGAAAGAATCCGGCTAAAATGAGTTTACCAGGCAAGTATTACGCACATGCGCAAGCATATGGTGAGGTAGATTTTGATTCGCTTTGCGAAGATGTAAACGGAAGATGTACTGTAACCAAAGCGGACGTATCGGCAGTGCTGGAGAGTGTGCTCGAGTCGATGAAGCAAGGTTTGTCTAAAGGTCAGATTATCCGTCTGGGCAACTTCGGCAGCTTCCAGGTGGGACTAAGCAGCAACGGTGCCGAGAAGGAAGAAGAGTATAACTCATCCATGATTCGTGGGGCAAAGATCGCCTTCCGTCCGGGTAAGTTGCTCACCAATATGCAAAAGACGCTGATCTACTCGCAAGTAGCCAAGCTTCCGGTGAAAACCAAAGCCTCTACCGCTCCTGTTACCGGGGCATAG
- a CDS encoding type II toxin-antitoxin system HigB family toxin, with product MVIFYKKHADAEIALEEWFDKTNRADWLCAADVKETFSSVDSVGNQHYVFNIKGNG from the coding sequence TTGGTTATCTTCTATAAAAAGCATGCAGATGCCGAAATAGCGCTCGAAGAATGGTTTGATAAAACAAACAGAGCTGACTGGTTATGCGCTGCAGATGTAAAAGAAACATTCAGTAGTGTTGACAGCGTAGGTAATCAACATTATGTTTTCAATATAAAGGGGAATGGATAG